Proteins from a genomic interval of Haliaeetus albicilla chromosome 13, bHalAlb1.1, whole genome shotgun sequence:
- the LOC104322867 gene encoding ankyrin repeat domain-containing protein 9 — translation MASNQASLQDDQSRHCKFLSYMFYQAVRDHKPVWMLEDMRTMEYFYWEENASLRTYSPSEALLYAVVHNHLPYAQYLLSHFPEEALKVPGEHFCYCPSSAPHLAMAVTYDRRDILGLIIKIAHKLPSLNSYINRTGCFHLEDGKTPLHLACELLRSETVLILLGNGASPRIEDSKGLTPLDVILEQMWDSKVNVASKKLCLDYLLLFMPNPQFKMRKVLQEHPDHWTALLGEDKFNSLVGNTPASLYLQAMQTILQTLPPSHFPKSIQELPIPQALKPLPSYGKKLPTKNVVNVFP, via the coding sequence ATGGCCAGTAACCAGGCCAGCCTGCAGGATGATCAGAGCAGGCACTGCAAGTTCTTATCCTATATGTTCTACCAGGCTGTGAGAGATCACAAGCCTGTGTGGATGCTGGAAGACATGAGAACTATGGAGTATTTTTACtgggaggaaaatgccagcctaAGAACCTACTCACCTTCAGAAGCCCTTCTCTATGCAGTGGTGCATAACCACCTGCCTTATGCTCAGTATctgctgtctcattttccagaGGAGGCTCTCAAGGTGCCTGGGGAACACTTCTGCTATTGCCCATCCTCTGCTCCTCACTTGGCCATGGCGGTCACATATGACAGGAGAGATATCTTGGGACTGATCATCAAAATCGCACACAAGCTCCCCAGCTTGAACTCCTACATCAATAGGACTGGCTGCTTTCATCTGGAAGATGGGAAAACCCCCCTGCACCTTGCCTGTGAACTGCTGAGGTCAGAGACAGTCCTCATTCTCCTCGGGAATGGAGCTTCTCCCAGGATAGAGGACAGTAAAGGGCTCACCCCACTGGATGTCATCCTGGAGCAGATGTGGGACTCCAAAGTCAATGTGGCATCAAAGAAGCTCTGCCTTGACTACCTCTTGCTCTTCATGCCCAACCCACAGTTTAAGATGCGGAAAGTTCTGCAGGAGCATCCGGACCACTGGACAGCTTTGCTGGGGGAAGACAAATTCAACAGCCTGGTGGGGAACACACCTGCTTCTTTATATCTGCAAGCTATGCAAACTATTCTCCAGactcttcccccctcccacttCCCTAAAAGCATCCAAGAACTACCTATACCTCAGGCACTAAAGCCCTTACCATCCTATGGCAAAAAGCTACCGACAAAAAATGTGGTAAATGTTTTTCCTTGA